From Pusillibacter faecalis, one genomic window encodes:
- a CDS encoding AAA family ATPase, which yields MLIQAQVLAASSLTTDQIIDVVAILVPLLIAFAGGIFLIYRWRHRAERTVRIDAYNKLHHDAQEIVKSHERESVFFQEDRTLQKSFSKNMTLINVDTDSQYTNELPHFEGSYLITGEAGCGKSEILKHDFHTCWRRQCRRRRLSAKTGTYYFDAEALLNLLKEDGRRRREELLARIKAARLRKLLLYVDGVDELTDDNMERFRQILAEIQDSVQVLVPRFSCRTEFANKHLQENHFDHRYAVKPWEQVQLAVLSDRILDSLKEEHFPRLQAVRNDMRHGEIPWNFINSPLLLKLLLYMKLYGQHDIALTSNKFSFYSEFFRTLISVYQGRNHHASYDVDHEIDEVAKAVFDAYTNGEKTVSSFPSLAPILKQRSGQRDEKVGLTHETFYEYLVARYYHIQFQKDTLSRECVDVMKSPYSNDFADFITDAFSADSEEQQILTMKLMVRLYAYTLLPSVRDMLQRQFAIENLCDQTLSDSMNDTLSAVSEKQNPFLTLKYEIIFRMGRFPPEIERDMRIRFLEFVYEYDTNTGAKYDQPYFEAVLKRCCAISASFLGGERVELDYIRHMLDFGTYPYDENYDLANRSHTLVYYSDVPDSNLDTFRDRHAENSWSFARAKRMERLAFPLPDSISDMTAKEKKKFYFRAFDIATIYTFLRSRPHQTLSPEELHILTDFKIDFIGMSDERRTILRDMKEETLRLAQSRG from the coding sequence ATGTTGATTCAAGCACAGGTGTTAGCTGCCAGTTCCCTTACAACAGATCAGATCATTGACGTCGTAGCAATCCTTGTTCCTTTGCTGATTGCATTTGCAGGGGGAATCTTTCTGATTTACAGGTGGAGGCACAGAGCGGAGCGAACTGTGCGGATTGACGCATATAACAAGCTCCACCATGACGCACAGGAAATTGTCAAGAGTCATGAGCGGGAAAGCGTCTTTTTTCAAGAGGACCGCACCCTGCAAAAGAGCTTTTCAAAGAATATGACGCTTATCAATGTGGACACGGACAGTCAGTATACGAATGAGCTGCCCCATTTTGAGGGGTCCTATTTGATTACCGGTGAGGCGGGCTGTGGGAAATCCGAAATTTTGAAGCATGATTTTCATACATGCTGGCGTCGGCAATGCAGGAGGCGCCGGCTCTCTGCCAAGACAGGCACTTATTATTTTGACGCGGAAGCACTATTGAATTTGCTCAAGGAGGACGGTAGACGGAGAAGAGAGGAGCTTTTGGCAAGAATCAAAGCGGCAAGACTTCGTAAACTGCTTTTGTATGTTGATGGTGTGGATGAACTGACAGATGACAATATGGAGCGGTTCCGGCAGATCCTGGCGGAAATCCAGGACAGTGTGCAGGTGTTGGTTCCACGGTTCAGCTGCCGCACAGAATTTGCCAATAAACATTTACAGGAGAACCATTTTGACCATCGATATGCAGTAAAGCCCTGGGAACAGGTACAGCTGGCCGTCCTTTCAGACCGGATTCTCGACAGTTTGAAGGAGGAGCACTTTCCCAGGCTGCAAGCTGTCAGAAATGATATGAGGCATGGAGAAATTCCGTGGAACTTTATCAACTCTCCACTGCTGCTAAAGCTGCTGCTTTATATGAAACTGTATGGGCAGCACGATATCGCGCTAACTTCAAACAAGTTTTCCTTTTACTCGGAATTCTTCCGTACGTTGATCAGTGTTTATCAAGGCCGAAACCACCATGCCTCCTATGATGTGGACCATGAGATTGACGAGGTTGCTAAAGCGGTTTTCGATGCGTATACGAATGGGGAAAAAACGGTTTCGTCTTTTCCGTCCTTGGCACCGATTTTAAAGCAGAGATCTGGCCAGAGAGATGAGAAGGTAGGGCTTACCCATGAGACCTTTTATGAGTATCTTGTGGCCAGATACTATCACATCCAATTTCAAAAGGATACGTTGTCCAGAGAGTGCGTGGACGTGATGAAAAGTCCCTATTCGAATGACTTTGCGGATTTTATCACAGACGCCTTTTCCGCTGACTCGGAAGAGCAGCAGATTCTTACAATGAAATTGATGGTTCGGCTCTATGCATATACCTTACTGCCGTCTGTTAGGGACATGCTTCAGCGGCAATTTGCAATCGAGAATCTTTGCGACCAAACACTGTCCGACTCCATGAATGACACGCTGTCTGCAGTCAGCGAAAAGCAAAATCCGTTTCTGACCCTGAAATACGAGATTATCTTCCGCATGGGGCGGTTTCCGCCGGAGATCGAACGGGATATGCGTATCCGTTTTCTGGAGTTTGTCTATGAATATGATACCAACACAGGTGCAAAGTATGATCAGCCCTATTTCGAAGCGGTTTTGAAGCGATGCTGTGCAATCAGTGCATCTTTTCTTGGAGGAGAGCGAGTGGAACTGGACTATATCAGGCATATGCTGGATTTTGGAACCTATCCGTATGACGAGAATTATGATTTGGCAAACCGTTCCCACACATTGGTGTATTACTCCGATGTGCCAGACAGCAATCTTGATACATTCCGGGACCGCCATGCGGAAAACTCGTGGTCGTTTGCCCGTGCCAAGCGGATGGAACGGCTTGCCTTTCCACTGCCGGATTCCATTTCCGATATGACAGCCAAAGAGAAAAAGAAATTTTATTTCCGGGCCTTTGACATTGCGACCATCTACACATTTTTGCGAAGCCGGCCTCACCAGACCCTGAGCCCGGAAGAACTTCACATCCTTACAGATTTCAAGATTGATTTCATAGGGATGAGTGACGAGCGCCGAACCATCCTGCGGGATATGAAGGAGGAGACCTTGAGGCTGGCTCAAAGCAGAGGATGA
- a CDS encoding CaiB/BaiF CoA transferase family protein, with amino-acid sequence MRPLEGVRILDLSQAYAGPFCTMNLADHGAEVIKIERPGVGDQVRTWGPMKNGESGFHACLNRNKSGITLDLKSEEGKEVFRRLLKTADVVCENYKVGVLEKLGFSYEAMKAINPRIIYANITGFGLNGELAHRPCYDIVAQAMGGMMDVTGFADGLPTKVGPAIADNYTGALLAIGILMALYKREQTGEGGHVDVAMVDTMIHIMDHFVIDYTILGELHSRSGNSDQAIAPFDSFQAKDGMFVLACGTNEMFAKLCDMMGRPELPQDSRFVTNFERCNHYAALKPQIEAWSTTKTVQELEEMILAAGIPFGRIQNIEQLVNHPQTRARNMLWEVDQPGMGKITITGTPIKISYEEDSIMKAAPMLGEDTSKILASIGYTPAELSALSRKGVI; translated from the coding sequence ATGAGGCCATTAGAGGGAGTGAGAATCCTCGACTTATCTCAGGCATACGCCGGCCCCTTTTGCACCATGAACCTAGCAGATCATGGCGCAGAGGTCATCAAGATTGAACGTCCCGGCGTTGGCGACCAGGTCCGCACTTGGGGCCCCATGAAAAACGGTGAAAGCGGTTTTCATGCTTGTTTGAACCGGAATAAATCCGGTATTACCCTGGACTTGAAGTCCGAAGAGGGAAAAGAGGTCTTTCGCCGGCTTTTAAAAACCGCAGATGTGGTCTGCGAGAACTACAAGGTGGGTGTGCTGGAAAAGCTGGGCTTTTCCTATGAGGCCATGAAAGCCATCAATCCCCGAATCATTTACGCCAACATCACCGGCTTTGGTCTGAACGGCGAGCTGGCGCACCGCCCCTGCTATGACATTGTGGCCCAGGCCATGGGCGGCATGATGGATGTCACTGGCTTTGCCGATGGACTGCCCACCAAGGTGGGCCCCGCAATCGCCGACAACTATACCGGCGCGCTTCTGGCCATCGGCATTCTCATGGCCCTCTACAAGCGTGAGCAAACCGGTGAAGGCGGCCATGTGGACGTTGCCATGGTGGACACCATGATTCACATCATGGATCACTTCGTCATCGACTACACCATTTTGGGGGAGCTCCACTCCCGCAGCGGCAACAGCGATCAGGCCATCGCCCCCTTTGACTCCTTCCAAGCAAAGGACGGCATGTTTGTTCTCGCCTGCGGCACCAATGAGATGTTTGCCAAGCTCTGCGACATGATGGGCCGGCCGGAGCTGCCTCAAGACTCCCGCTTTGTCACGAACTTTGAGCGCTGCAACCACTACGCCGCCCTCAAGCCTCAGATTGAGGCTTGGAGCACCACCAAGACCGTCCAGGAGCTGGAGGAAATGATCCTGGCAGCGGGTATCCCCTTCGGCCGTATTCAAAATATTGAACAGCTGGTGAACCATCCCCAGACCAGAGCTAGAAATATGCTCTGGGAAGTTGACCAGCCCGGTATGGGAAAGATCACCATCACTGGAACTCCCATTAAAATTTCCTATGAGGAAGACAGCATCATGAAAGCCGCCCCGATGCTGGGAGAAGATACTTCAAAAATCCTGGCCTCCATCGGCTATACTCCTGCGGAGCTCTCTGCGCTCTCTCGAAAGGGCGTCATCTAA
- a CDS encoding thiolase family protein gives MREAVIVSMVRTPVGRVGGALSSITAADLGALAIREAVRRAGIDPALIDDVIFGNILNNDWQNIARAAALAAGLPMEVPAIKVDRECGSGANAVAFAAMSIQSGFYDVVVAGGVESDSTRPWIMAKPKKAFQVPCPEMFYDPPSVTDAIGECPMVDTAQNVGEKFHMTRQECDGFALRSHELADAAWNRGFYDESVMEVSVPQRKGAPIRIKRDETIRPETTMESLGRLTPVAYRGDLVTAGNSSPLCDGAAALVLMDKALADRLGLKPLGKITGYAVAGVHPHFMGMGPMAATPKLLKKAGKTLRDIDIIEINEAFAAQAVPCCRELGFDMAKVNVNGGAIALGHPMGGTGAILTIKVLDELRDRGEKTGLVTMCIGGGQGIAMLVENCRF, from the coding sequence ATGAGAGAAGCTGTGATTGTATCCATGGTACGCACGCCCGTGGGCAGGGTAGGCGGGGCTCTGTCCTCTATCACCGCGGCGGACCTGGGCGCCCTTGCTATCCGGGAGGCTGTTCGCCGCGCCGGTATTGACCCCGCGCTGATTGACGACGTCATCTTTGGAAATATCTTGAATAACGACTGGCAAAATATTGCTCGCGCCGCGGCGCTGGCTGCCGGCCTCCCCATGGAAGTCCCTGCCATCAAGGTGGACCGGGAGTGCGGCTCCGGCGCCAACGCCGTGGCCTTTGCCGCCATGTCCATCCAGTCCGGCTTTTATGACGTGGTGGTAGCCGGCGGCGTGGAGAGCGACTCCACGCGCCCCTGGATCATGGCAAAGCCCAAGAAGGCCTTTCAGGTTCCCTGTCCTGAGATGTTCTATGATCCCCCCAGTGTCACGGATGCCATTGGCGAGTGTCCCATGGTGGACACCGCGCAGAATGTAGGGGAAAAGTTTCACATGACCCGTCAGGAGTGCGACGGGTTTGCCCTGCGGTCCCATGAGCTGGCCGATGCCGCCTGGAACCGTGGATTCTACGACGAGAGTGTGATGGAAGTCTCCGTTCCCCAGCGCAAGGGCGCCCCCATCCGCATCAAGCGGGACGAGACCATCCGTCCGGAGACCACGATGGAATCCTTAGGACGACTAACTCCCGTTGCATACCGAGGTGATCTGGTAACGGCGGGCAACAGCTCTCCCCTTTGCGATGGTGCTGCTGCCCTGGTCCTCATGGATAAGGCGCTGGCGGATCGGTTGGGTCTGAAGCCCCTTGGCAAGATCACCGGCTATGCCGTGGCCGGCGTCCATCCCCACTTTATGGGTATGGGGCCCATGGCCGCGACGCCGAAGCTCTTGAAGAAAGCTGGAAAAACCCTGAGGGATATTGACATTATCGAGATTAATGAGGCTTTTGCTGCCCAAGCGGTTCCATGCTGCCGGGAACTGGGCTTTGACATGGCGAAGGTCAACGTCAACGGTGGGGCAATTGCTCTGGGGCATCCTATGGGCGGCACCGGGGCAATCCTTACCATCAAAGTCCTGGATGAGCTCCGGGACCGGGGCGAAAAAACCGGCCTTGTCACCATGTGTATCGGCGGGGGCCAGGGAATCGCCATGTTGGTGGAAAACTGCAGATTTTAA
- a CDS encoding fumarylacetoacetate hydrolase family protein, translating to MKLCSFNVGEINRIGVLMSNGQVADCNYAYAAYQKAKGAPRAQQLADVVVPSEMVPMIECGEHGKAELRLAMEYVEQHLDATGPCGERILYNCEDIHFRAPVPNPEKIFSMAINNKFEFERCIKPEGPAHPLYFSKYNSCLCGAYDDIEIPDIGIVGTEVEMVFVIGKGGKNVPESQARDYIYGFTVHNDITAFTLRMNREWLICVNGEGKQEKVMYPGRYKCFDTFAPMGPWLVTVDELPIDKAFDQTMEAYLDGKKMQEGSTNEMLFQVDYMIPYLSQAHTLKPGDLCSCGTVISFNEKEFDNADLRSYDGKVLESYIEHIGTMKNHIKAI from the coding sequence ATGAAACTGTGCAGCTTTAACGTCGGTGAGATCAACCGGATTGGTGTGCTGATGTCCAACGGGCAGGTTGCGGACTGCAACTACGCCTATGCCGCATACCAAAAGGCCAAGGGCGCCCCCAGGGCGCAGCAGCTGGCGGATGTGGTGGTTCCCTCCGAGATGGTTCCGATGATTGAGTGCGGTGAACACGGCAAGGCTGAGCTGCGTCTGGCCATGGAGTATGTGGAGCAGCACCTGGACGCAACGGGCCCCTGCGGCGAACGCATTCTATACAACTGTGAGGACATCCACTTCCGCGCCCCTGTGCCCAATCCCGAGAAAATTTTCTCCATGGCGATCAACAACAAGTTCGAGTTTGAGCGCTGCATCAAGCCTGAGGGGCCCGCTCATCCCCTGTACTTCAGCAAATATAACTCCTGCCTGTGCGGCGCTTATGACGACATTGAAATCCCCGATATCGGCATCGTGGGCACCGAGGTCGAAATGGTATTTGTCATTGGCAAGGGCGGTAAGAATGTCCCTGAGTCCCAGGCCCGTGACTACATCTATGGCTTCACGGTGCATAACGACATCACGGCCTTTACGCTGCGGATGAACCGCGAGTGGCTGATCTGCGTCAACGGCGAGGGTAAGCAGGAGAAAGTCATGTATCCGGGCCGCTACAAGTGCTTCGACACGTTCGCCCCCATGGGCCCCTGGCTGGTGACGGTGGACGAGCTGCCCATTGACAAGGCGTTTGACCAGACCATGGAGGCCTATCTGGACGGCAAGAAAATGCAGGAGGGCTCCACCAATGAGATGCTCTTCCAGGTGGACTACATGATCCCCTATCTCAGTCAGGCCCATACCCTCAAGCCGGGCGATCTCTGCTCCTGCGGCACTGTGATCTCCTTTAACGAGAAGGAGTTCGATAATGCCGACCTTAGAAGCTACGACGGAAAGGTTCTGGAGTCCTATATTGAGCACATCGGAACCATGAAAAACCACATCAAGGCGATTTGA
- a CDS encoding DUF6282 family protein produces the protein MSLETAIQGLCDLHIHAGPSISKRCVDALDVFRNAAAKGFRGLVIKDHYFPTMMSAQLVQSHFGQEEGTPQIFGQIVLNNAQGGINLKAVDAACGMGVKLVTMPTVSAKHHIQAYAGKAFVGGGRESIPETPIYYLDEGGALLPEVNALLEYLSKRPEVVLATGHGSPAEIDALLSAAVEKGISRILVNHPFCMINATLEQMSRWASMGAILELNACDIDPVSSFADGDPGVVGAMLETIPAERLVIDSDYGQNGNIEPVEGLIHFAQFLRDKFGVSEEQIHQMGVVTPGWLLGLHD, from the coding sequence ATGTCTTTAGAAACTGCTATTCAGGGGCTCTGTGACCTGCATATCCACGCGGGTCCCTCCATCTCCAAACGGTGTGTGGATGCTTTGGATGTCTTCCGGAACGCCGCTGCCAAGGGTTTTCGCGGCCTGGTCATCAAGGATCACTACTTCCCCACTATGATGAGTGCGCAGCTGGTCCAGAGCCACTTTGGTCAGGAGGAGGGTACTCCCCAAATTTTTGGCCAGATTGTCCTGAACAACGCCCAGGGCGGCATCAACCTCAAAGCCGTGGACGCAGCCTGCGGCATGGGCGTAAAGCTGGTCACAATGCCAACCGTCTCCGCAAAGCACCATATCCAGGCCTATGCCGGCAAGGCCTTTGTCGGGGGTGGCAGAGAGAGTATTCCTGAGACCCCTATCTACTATTTGGATGAAGGCGGTGCTCTTCTGCCGGAGGTGAACGCTCTCCTGGAATATCTGTCAAAACGACCCGAGGTCGTTTTAGCCACAGGCCACGGCTCCCCCGCCGAGATCGACGCTTTGCTTTCAGCGGCGGTGGAAAAGGGAATTTCGCGCATCCTGGTAAATCATCCCTTCTGCATGATTAATGCCACCCTGGAACAGATGTCCCGCTGGGCCTCCATGGGCGCGATCCTGGAGCTGAATGCCTGCGATATCGACCCAGTTTCCAGCTTTGCCGACGGCGATCCGGGTGTGGTTGGAGCCATGCTGGAAACTATTCCCGCCGAACGGCTGGTGATCGATTCCGATTACGGTCAAAACGGCAACATCGAGCCAGTGGAGGGGTTGATCCACTTTGCCCAATTCCTCCGCGATAAATTCGGAGTCAGCGAGGAGCAGATCCATCAGATGGGCGTTGTCACACCCGGTTGGCTTCTGGGCCTTCATGATTAA